One genomic window of Macadamia integrifolia cultivar HAES 741 unplaced genomic scaffold, SCU_Mint_v3 scaffold1294, whole genome shotgun sequence includes the following:
- the LOC122063327 gene encoding MICOS complex subunit Mic10-like, which produces MAENKQIPPQFDLNSKWDACFDLTLRRVVYSSSAGALGGLLFFRSPVTRWASVALGAGVGIGSAYTECSYIFDGPPPKFTSSKYSQSPASQDKQD; this is translated from the exons ATGGCTGAAAACAAGCAAATCCCTCCACAGTTTGACCTAAATTCCAAATGGGATGCCTGCTTTGATCTCACGCTTCGTCGGGTAGTTTACTCCTCCTCGGCTGGTGCTCTTGGCGGTCTCCTCTTCTTCA GGAGTCCTGTGACACGATGGGCATCTGTAGCACTTGGTGCTGGTGTGGGTATTGGTTCGGCATACACTGAGTGTTCTTACATATTTGATGGGCCTCCTCCAAAGTTCACTTCTTCAAAATATTCACAATCTCCTGCTTCTCAG